Proteins found in one Candidatus Nitrosocosmicus arcticus genomic segment:
- a CDS encoding DNA-directed RNA polymerase subunit N has product MLVPVRCFTCGKLIANIYNEYLTQIKQGEEPNKVMDSLKITRYCCRRMFVSSVETIYQVIPYYEALRKRRAEIQSEME; this is encoded by the coding sequence ATGCTTGTTCCAGTAAGATGCTTTACATGTGGAAAACTGATAGCTAATATCTATAATGAATATTTAACCCAGATAAAACAAGGCGAAGAACCAAATAAAGTTATGGATTCGTTGAAAATTACACGATATTGCTGTAGAAGGATGTTTGTTTCAAGCGTAGAGACCATATATCAAGTGATTCCATATTATGAGGCTTTGAGGAAGCGACGGGCGGAGATACAATCTGAAATGGAATGA